One genomic window of Diospyros lotus cultivar Yz01 chromosome 8, ASM1463336v1, whole genome shotgun sequence includes the following:
- the LOC127807612 gene encoding protein WALLS ARE THIN 1 gives MADTTGSATGAKRMLCSIPEKFQLHIAMLTLQFGYAGFHVVSRAALNMGISKIVFAVYRNILALLLLLPFAYFLEKKERPPITLSFLLQFFLLSIVGITANQGFYLLGLDNTSPTFASAIQNSVPAITFLMAAVLRIEQVRLDRKDGQAKVLGTVLCVAGASVITLYKGPTIYTPAPRLQSALPMLAALGDAKGKSWTLGCVFLIGHCLSWSAWLVLQAPVLKKYPARLSVTSYQCFFGVIQFLIIAGFAEREAEAWLVHSGAELFSVFYAGLVASGIAFAVQIWCIERGGPVFVAVYQPVQTLVVAIMASIALGEEFYLGGIIGAVLIISGLYFVLWGKSAERKFSTQKAAIQSPADHSNNRAPSHIKTSITQPLLSQSTESA, from the exons ATGGCAGACACAACCGGCTCAGCCACCGGCGCCAAAAGAATGCTGTGCTCCATCCCCGAAAAGTTCCAGCTGCACATAGCCATGCTGACCCTGCAGTTTGGCTATGCCGGCTTCCACGTCGTCTCCCGAGCCGCCCTCAACATGGGCATCAGCAAGATCGTCTTCGCTGTCTACAGAAACATTCTTGCTCTTCTCCTCCTCTTGCCCTTCGCTTATTTCCTTGAAAA GAAGGAGAGGCCGCCCATCACTCTCTCTTTTCTGCTTCAGTTCTTCCTCCTCTCCATTGTCGG AATTACAGCTAACCAGGGATTCTACTTGCTGGGTCTCGACAACACCTCGCCCACCTTTGCTTCAGCCATACAGAACTCCGTTCCGGCCATCACTTTCCTCATGGCGGCGGTGCTCCG TATAGAGCAAGTACGATTGGACCGGAAGGACGGGCAAGCGAAGGTGCTGGGAACGGTCTTGTGCGTCGCCGGAGCGTCGGTTATCACCCTCTACAAGGGGCCCACCATCTACACCCCGGCGCCGCGGCTGCAGAGCGCTTTGCCGATGCTGGCGGCCCTGGGAGACGCCAAGGGCAAGAGCTGGACGCTGGGCTGCGTCTTCCTCATCGGCCACTGCTTGTCGTGGTCTGCCTGGCTCGTCCTCCAGGCGCCGGTGCTCAAGAAGTACCCGGCTCGGCTCTCCGTCACCTCCTACCAGTGCTTCTTCGGGGTCATCCAGTTCCTCATCATTGCCGGCTTCGCCGAGCGGGAAGCCGAGGCTTGGCTCGTCCACTCCGGTGCCGAACTCTTCAGCGTCTTCTATGCG GGGCTGGTGGCATCCGGGATCGCATTCGCTGTACAGATATGGTGCATTGAGAGGGGTGGCCCGGTGTTCGTGGCGGTGTATCAGCCTGTCCAGACCCTTGTTGTCGCCATTATGGCCTCCATTGCTCTAGGCGAAGAGTTCTACTTGGGagg GATCATTGGCGCCGTGTTGATCATATCGGGATTGTACTTCGTGCTGTGGGGTAAGAGCGCAGAAAGGAAGTTTTCGACCCAAAAGGCAGCGATCCAGTCCCCCGCGGACCACAGCAACAACCGTGCGCCGTCCCACATCAAGACGTCCATCACCCAGCCGCTGCTTTCTCAGTCAACCGAAAGCGCTTGA
- the LOC127808446 gene encoding protein NRT1/ PTR FAMILY 8.2-like, with protein sequence MSEAKPPNDQSFMAPSFDGIVKDHKQNSDHHEVGNGSVDFRGRIADKLATGGWKASPFIIVNEVAERLAFFAVAVSMVTYLVAEMHQTIPTAATHVNDWIGAAFVLTIVGAFLADAYLGRFKTIIVFSGIYAVGMVLLTLAASVDSLRPPKCVAVPCKREPATAGQNAFLFCALALIALGTGGIKPCVSSFGADQFDEADEREVEKKYSFFNWFFFAINMGALLGITVLVYLQQQKGWTWGFGVPTVAMACSIVILASGFRFYRFQKPMGSAFTRFLQVMVASVRNHRTGAEVRSHGVELFEVGTVESDIHGARKLAHTNQYRFLDKAAVMVDPEEANTRNRWKLCTVTQVEEFKSFIRVLPIWASTIALSISFSQLSTFFITQAALTDRQLGPSFVIPPGSVPVFAAVNALLLVPLYEHFVVPLLRRRTGNRRGLTSLQRMGVGLFISIFAMVSAALVENRRRLHSPEPKSMTVFWLLPQFFLIGSAEVFTYVGQLEFFYDEATDGTRSICSAMFLSEIGIGNWLSTALVKIIDRTTGGEEEGWLRNSLNESKLDYFYWVLAAINGVNFVIYLVVAWLYKGRDGAAGKVRDDGKEEL encoded by the exons ATGTCAGAAGCCAAGCCGCCAAATGATCAGTCGTTCATGGCGCCATCCTTCGACGGAATCGTCAAAGATCATAAGCAAAACAGTGATCATCATGAG GTGGGCAATGGGTCTGTTGATTTTCGAGGGAGAATTGCTGATAAGCTCGCCACCGGAGGGTGGAAGGCCTCTCCATTCATCATAG TGAACGAGGTGGCGGAGAGGTTGGCGTTCTTCGCGGTGGCGGTGAGCATGGTGACTTACCTGGTGGCGGAGATGCATCAAACGATCCCGACGGCGGCTACTCACGTCAACGATTGGATTGGAGCCGCCTTCGTTCTCACCATTGTCGGAGCTTTCCTGGCAGATGCTTACCTTGGCCGCTTCAAAACCATCATCGTCTTCTCCGGAATCTACGCTGTG GGAATGGTCCTGTTGACGCTCGCGGCTTCCGTAGACAGTCTCCGGCCACCGAAATGTGTTGCCGTGCCATGCAAGCGAGAGCCGGCCACCGCCGGTCAAAACGCCTTCCTCTTCTGCGCGCTGGCCCTCATCGCTCTCGGAACCGGCGGCATCAAGCCGTGCGTCTCCTCGTTTGGCGCCGACCAGTTCGACGAGGCTGACGAGAGGGAAGTCGAGAAGAAGTACTCCTTCTTCAACTGGTTCTTCTTCGCCATCAACATGGGCGCTCTGCTGGGCATCACCGTCCTGGTGTATCTACAGCAGCAGAAGGGCTGGACGTGGGGCTTCGGAGTGCCAACCGTCGCCATGGCCTGTTCCATCGTCATCTTGGCCTCCGGGTTTCGTTTCTACAGGTTCCAGAAGCCGATGGGCAGCGCATTTACGAGGTTTCTTCAGGTTATGGTGGCTTCGGTGAGAAACCATCGGACAGGAGCCGAAGTGAGAAGCCATGGGGTTGAGCTCTTTGAGGTCGGGACAGTGGAGTCTGACATTCATGGCGCTCGCAAGCTTGCTCACACCAACCAATACAG attctTGGACAAGGCAGCTGTGATGGTGGATCCAGAAGAAGCCAACACAAGAAACCGATGGAAGCTCTGCACAGTGACCCAGGTCGAAGAATTCAAATCCTTCATCAGAGTCTTACCGATCTGGGCTTCCACCATAGCcctctccatctccttctcccaGCTCTCCACCTTCTTCATCACCCAGGCCGCCCTCACCGACCGCCAGCTCGGCCCCTCATTCGTCATCCCCCCCGGCTCCGTCCCCGTCTTCGCCGCCGTCAACGCCCTCCTCCTCGTCCCCCTCTACGAGCACTTTGTCGTCCCCCTCCTCCGCCGCCGCACTGGCAACCGCCGCGGCCTCACCTCCCTCCAGCGCATGGGCGTCGGGCTCTTCATCTCCATCTTCGCCATGGTCTCCGCCGCCCTGGTGGAAAATCGCCGCCGCCTCCACAGCCCAGAGCCCAAGTCCATGACCGTCTTCTGGCTTCTCCCCCAGTTCTTCCTCATCGGCAGCGCCGAGGTGTTTACCTACGTCGGACAGCTCGAGTTCTTCTACGATGAAGCCACCGACGGGACGAGGAGCATCTGCAGCGCGATGTTTCTGAGCGAGATCGGGATCGGGAACTGGCTGAGCACGGCGCTGGTTAAGATCATTGACAGGACGACGGGCGGGGAAGAAGAAGGGTGGCTGAGGAACAGTTTGAACGAGAGCAAGCTTGATTACTTCTACTGGGTATTGGCGGCCATTAATGGTGTTAACTTTGTGATCTATCTGGTGGTTGCTTGGCTCTATAAGGGGAGAGATGGAGCTGCCGGAAAGGTGAGAGATGATGGCAAGGAGgagctttaa